GGGTCACATGACAGCGTTGATCCTGCAGTAACTCTGCCGAGGCAAGATCATAAACGAAATTCTGCCGATATTTATCCATGAACTCGTTATCTTGAGTACGCAGGCGCTTGCGCTGAAGTGCGCTCAAATATCGGCGCACATCATCCTGTGTTTTCAAGATGAGGGCCGGCACCTCTGCAGTCTTGCCGTCGGGACTCTTTGCCACCATGGTGAAGTAGCACGTGTTCGTGTGTTTACTCACACCTGCCTGCAAATCTTCGGCAACGACTTTGATGCCGACCACGAGCGACTTACGTCCCACATAGTTGACTGACCCCATGAGTTTGATAACTTCGCCCACCTCCACCGGCTGTAGGAACTCTACGTTATCGACGGAGACTGTGACGCAGTAGTTTCCCGCGTGTTTGCTGGCGCAAACGTAGGCCACCTTGTCCATTAACGACATGAGTGTTCCGCCGTGAACCTTGCCACCAAAGTTGGCGTAACTCGGCACCATAAGTTCAATAATAGTACTCTGCGAGTAAGCGACTGTGTGTCCTTCCACGATGGATTCCTTGCGAGGATAGAGCTGTTTTTACCGACCCGGTTGAGGTCTGGATCAGCGCTCATCCTCACTTGGAGTGAGCCCATAGGGCTCAGCTAGCTTCCATACGTGTGCCGGCACCATCGTACGAAGTCGCTTGGGTGCGGCGCGGCGCAGGTGAAGTATCGACTCAGCGGCCTTCATCTCCAACCGCGTGCGCGCGAATTCAAGTCCTTTGGGACCGGTAAGCGGCATTATTTTACCTACGATAGGACGCAGCCATTGCGGCATTCGTCGAAGCGGAAGTCCACCTGTCGCGCGGCGGGTATTTTCAATGAAGCCCTTCACTGCGCTATGGCGTTTACCTCCGCTCGAGGGCGCTTTTAACGACAGCTCTGAACGAATTGAATTTAGGGCGTTTTGACCTTTCTGGTTGCGCACCAACAGCCATTGCTCACCGCGGCCGCCCATGTAGCCAACGGTTATGTCAGACAGCGTGTTGACGTAATCAACACAAGTGCGACAGGTGAGAGGAAAGAAATCATCTCTCAAGTCAGCGATCGGCAGCTGGAGGAAAGGGATGCGCCGTGTCTTTCCACCGTGGAACCGCAGCTCTACGTGAAAGTCAGGCATAAACTCCAAGTAGTTAATGCGCTCCGGGTTGTCGTCGAGAAGTGACAAAAACTCGTGGAAATTTTCCGTGGTAGTGTTATCCGAACAGGGTGTCCCGATAACCACTAAATGCTCTAAATCCAGTTCGTTCTCGAGGGCTCGCAGTGCATAGATTTGACAAGGTATACCGATAACAGCAAGTCGCTTATGACCCGCGGCGATGGCAGGCTCTAATTGTTCCAGAAGCGGCGCGTATCCCATGCGCATACCGCGGCAACTCGCCATGTCCTCGGCCGCTGTGACTAGTCGCGGCACGGGCTTCCAAGGGTCGTGTTCGTCAGGTCCCACGCAGAGAACGGCCGATACTTCACCAGAGGTTAATAAAGCTTCACCCAGTCGTGTGGTAATTCCTGTCCACTGGGCGCCGTCGCGTCGTGGCTTGAGCGCTGCTTGATGCATTTCCTGGATAACACCAAAGAAGGGTTCGATCTCACCGTCGGTCTGACGCACGCGACCGTGCACTGCACTCTCAAGCCGGGCGTAATCGGGATTGATAAATTGGCAGGCATAACCACAGCGACCGGGATCGCTGGTGCGGCTGATACCGCAATCCGTGCAAAGCTTACGATGCGGTGCGACGTCTTGTTCCTGCACCGCTATGAGGGTCATCCGTCTAGACCCAACATGTATTTCGCGACCAGTAAGCGCATATCCTCAGAGACATGTCCTTGAGGCGGCATGGAAGGGAAGTCTGGCCGTCGTTTTACGGGGTTCGCCACATACTCGGCGAGCGCTTCTGCGTCATCACCGTACTGCGCCTGAATCACAAGCGCAGGTGGACCGATCAGACGTACGTTGTAGGCATGACAGCCTGCACAGATGCCGTTATAGACAACCTCGGCACCGTTCGCATCTGCTGTAATTACCCTTGGATCAGCGGGTGCCTCTAACATTTTCGTGATGAGCTGCCGCGATGTCCCTATATCGTCTGCCGTCGCTACCGCGTCCGCGGCGCGTACGGTAGGCGCATCACAGTCGGCCCATTCCTCAAGACCGTAAGACCGGTAGGCCTCTCGCCGAGAGATACAGCTGCCACGCGCCTTATCGGCGGCGCTCTGATAGGCCAGTATGTCCGGACCTTTGGTGCTGAACTTACTCAGCATCAACAACTTCATCTCTCCATCGGGGTCGTTACCATTATCGAACATCACATTGTTGCGGATCTCGACATTGTCAGAGTGCGGGTCTGAATCGCGGTCACTGGCCACTTCGGTGACAAAGTCACCACTGGTAACAATGATGCCGCCTGTATTATTTCCCGTGATGATGTTGTCTTCGATGATGACTCGATCTCCTGACATCACAAGGACACCGGTGCCCGACGGAATACCTGCGACCAATG
The Candidatus Paraluminiphilus aquimaris genome window above contains:
- a CDS encoding acyl-CoA thioesterase, translating into MVPSYANFGGKVHGGTLMSLMDKVAYVCASKHAGNYCVTVSVDNVEFLQPVEVGEVIKLMGSVNYVGRKSLVVGIKVVAEDLQAGVSKHTNTCYFTMVAKSPDGKTAEVPALILKTQDDVRRYLSALQRKRLRTQDNEFMDKYRQNFVYDLASAELLQDQRCHVTLEPEE
- a CDS encoding parallel beta-helix domain-containing protein, whose amino-acid sequence is MKIKLSLFLWILMASLPTGVAQAATLEVKEGESIQAAVTQAKAGDTIRVYPGTYNETVFVDKDDISLIGVVEDGEWPHLDGEKVLNDAILYSGNGFSVEWFKITKYKGNAIMGQSGNNFSIRNNWVIDTGLYGIFPEFGHNGLIENNILSEIEDAAIYVGMSDYIDVRNNQVFDNVAGIEVENSRHVLVEGNVARNNTGGILVFITPGLPIKSSYDAVIRRNFVTSNNTPNFAIPGSLVAGIPSGTGVLVMSGDRVIIEDNIITGNNTGGIIVTSGDFVTEVASDRDSDPHSDNVEIRNNVMFDNGNDPDGEMKLLMLSKFSTKGPDILAYQSAADKARGSCISRREAYRSYGLEEWADCDAPTVRAADAVATADDIGTSRQLITKMLEAPADPRVITADANGAEVVYNGICAGCHAYNVRLIGPPALVIQAQYGDDAEALAEYVANPVKRRPDFPSMPPQGHVSEDMRLLVAKYMLGLDG
- a CDS encoding Coenzyme F420 hydrogenase/dehydrogenase, beta subunit C-terminal domain; translation: MTLIAVQEQDVAPHRKLCTDCGISRTSDPGRCGYACQFINPDYARLESAVHGRVRQTDGEIEPFFGVIQEMHQAALKPRRDGAQWTGITTRLGEALLTSGEVSAVLCVGPDEHDPWKPVPRLVTAAEDMASCRGMRMGYAPLLEQLEPAIAAGHKRLAVIGIPCQIYALRALENELDLEHLVVIGTPCSDNTTTENFHEFLSLLDDNPERINYLEFMPDFHVELRFHGGKTRRIPFLQLPIADLRDDFFPLTCRTCVDYVNTLSDITVGYMGGRGEQWLLVRNQKGQNALNSIRSELSLKAPSSGGKRHSAVKGFIENTRRATGGLPLRRMPQWLRPIVGKIMPLTGPKGLEFARTRLEMKAAESILHLRRAAPKRLRTMVPAHVWKLAEPYGLTPSEDER